The Nitrospira sp. nucleotide sequence CCTCAGCAAGAGGGGGTGCACGGTGAAACCCACGTTGTTGGTTTGCATCATCAGTATAATGCCCCTGGGCCTGACACTTGCGGAGCCGACGCAGGCCACGGCAGGACCCGAGCCATCCGACGCCCCTCAAGTTGCCGGCCCCGACGACCTGTCGCTGCCGGTCTATACCCCACCCAGAAAATATTCCCCGCGCGCGCGTGTCGGTGGGGAAATGCGCGGGACAGGCGGCAGCGACCCTGAAATTCAAGCTCTCGTCCCTGATCATGTCGGCCTCACCATCAATCAAACGCCGGTGCTGAATTGGTTTCTTTCCAAACTCACGGCCTATACGGTTCGTTTCACGCTGATCGATAATCGCTCGATCAAGCCGGTGCATGAAGCACCCATCCCTTCTCCAACGAAGGCAGGAATTCAGACGATCAATCTGAAGGAGTTGGGACTGACACTCGAGCCGGACGTGCAGTATCGATGGTACGTCTCTGTGATTCGTAACCCCGACTCGCCATCGCAGGATATCGTGGCGGGGGGAGTCATCGAGCGCTGCGAGTTCAATGCCTGTCTGGTCGAAGCAGGCCCGCACCTCACCTGCAGCACGCAGAGCGTGCAGGACAACGCCCGCCAGGGCTTCTGGTACGACGCGATGGCCTGTCTCTGCGCGCTCATCGATGCCCGCCCCACCGACGCCCCGCTCCGACGCATGCGCGCTGCGCTGCTGAAACAAGTCGGTCTACACGGAGTGGCCGAATGGGATCTTCGCTCCCTCACGACCCCGACCAGATAGCGCTCCTCTGATTCCTTCCCTCTTTGCCATGACAAGCCGCGATTCCTTCGCCCACCGGAGAATCCTTTCCGATTCACTTACGGATCACATCTGATCCACCCTCGTCGACTCCTACCGTCATACATAACGATGGGCATCGGCTCAGCTCCGCTTTTTCCAACAATCTTCTCCAAAAACATGCCCGTGCAATCAGACAGGGCCACTGGCATACGGCTTGCGAACTCCTCCAGAAAGAACTTGAGGCCACACTCCTCAGGAGTCCACACCGTGACACAGGAATTGATCAACTGGGTGTTGTTAGCGGGGCTGGTAGGAATCTCGTGGCTCATGGTCATCACGATCACCGGCGACGATCGCCGCACTGACAAAGGGGTTCATACCCATGAGACAAAAGAGCTCTCAAAAGACGGGACACCTTCGCACCGAGGGATGGCGGTCTGATCGGAAAGCAGACGATCGTCTCCTGCCCCTATCGAGTCAGACTGCCGCTGTTGATCTTCACGCCCCATCCCTCAACGGGGTGACTGCCACCGCAGATTCTCGTAATCAGCGCATCACCGTCCTTCTCCCGACGACTCTGATCGAACGCTTGCGAAACGCCATTTACTGGACCGAACAGCGCACGATGGCCCGGGTCATTGCTGATGCCATTGATGATGCGGTGGCCGAGATGGAGCACACCAACGGCGGCCTATTTCCTCTTCGCCTCGCTCCGCTGAAACGAGGGCGACCTCGCCGCGTTCCCCCTGCACAACGCCTTTCCATTACCGAGCCGCTCCTGTAGGCGCCGCCGGTGGACTCGACCGTCAGCGCTCGATGCCGAAGTAAGGAAATGCAATGAACGCCGCGCTGAGACGATCAGGCCATCCGATGCTAGCCATGCTGCTGACCGTCAGCCTGAGCGGCCCGGCGCAGGCGGAATCCCCCGCCCCAGACTCAACCAATGTGACCGACTCAGCCCCCCACATCGACGCCATCGAATTGATCAAAGAAGCAGACATCGTGAGCATCGCTTCACGCTATGAACCGCCGATCTCGCAAGCCCCGTCGAACGGTGATCGCCGCTCGGTCTATAACGACGTACAAGGCACGATGAACCGGCTCTGGCACGACAAGGCTGAAGTGGCAGAATCCGCACTCAGCGCACTCTACGACAAGCACCAGGAGTATCCTCTTGGCGAAACGATCGGCAGCCGGGCGATGGGCTGGATGATGATGAGGTTCTAAATGGTTTCCTTAAGTGGTATATCTACACTAGGCTTGCGCGATTCTCGTTATTGTGCGGCGCAACACAGGAACACTGAGCCTTGGGCAACGGTAAGTCAGGCCGTTTCCTATCCCTAAGGCTTTACTGACTGAGGGCGCTATGGCCGGCGAAGCCCCTTCCCATACCGTGCTCGTCGTGGAAGACAATCCGGACATTGCCGTGAGCCTGCAGGACCTGCTCGCCCACGACGGCTATA carries:
- a CDS encoding DUF928 domain-containing protein; amino-acid sequence: MKPTLLVCIISIMPLGLTLAEPTQATAGPEPSDAPQVAGPDDLSLPVYTPPRKYSPRARVGGEMRGTGGSDPEIQALVPDHVGLTINQTPVLNWFLSKLTAYTVRFTLIDNRSIKPVHEAPIPSPTKAGIQTINLKELGLTLEPDVQYRWYVSVIRNPDSPSQDIVAGGVIERCEFNACLVEAGPHLTCSTQSVQDNARQGFWYDAMACLCALIDARPTDAPLRRMRAALLKQVGLHGVAEWDLRSLTTPTR